A region from the Deltaproteobacteria bacterium genome encodes:
- a CDS encoding zf-HC2 domain-containing protein yields the protein MAGSCDSVVKLLGPYVDDELAGSERAVIDEHLRGCKDCQGRLADLQATHAAMSAYFTAQADAANFAGFTQRVMAQVRKEPLPFAQRAKLWWAELMAYHSAAIYSAFGAAAVATAAAVFVLGTPAMHPAANETVVHSMSVTDPRYEPVVMHTEDGETVMMLVEHQDDAHDSDEAKPGQQPAPAEQPHGGNL from the coding sequence ATGGCCGGTTCATGCGACAGCGTGGTGAAGCTGCTCGGCCCATACGTGGACGACGAGCTCGCGGGCTCCGAACGCGCGGTCATCGACGAGCATCTGCGCGGCTGCAAGGACTGCCAGGGCCGGCTCGCCGACCTGCAGGCCACCCACGCGGCCATGAGCGCCTACTTCACCGCCCAGGCCGACGCTGCCAACTTCGCCGGGTTCACCCAGCGGGTGATGGCCCAGGTGCGCAAGGAGCCGCTGCCCTTCGCCCAGCGCGCCAAGCTCTGGTGGGCGGAGCTGATGGCGTACCACTCGGCGGCCATCTACTCCGCGTTCGGCGCGGCGGCGGTGGCCACGGCGGCGGCGGTGTTCGTGCTCGGCACCCCGGCGATGCACCCGGCCGCCAACGAGACGGTGGTTCACTCCATGTCCGTGACCGATCCGCGGTATGAGCCGGTGGTGATGCACACCGAGGACGGCGAAACCGTGATGATGCTGGTGGAGCACCAGGACGACGCGCACGATTCCGACGAGGCCAAGCCGGGGCAGCAGCCCGCGCCGGCCGAGCAGCCACACGGAGGCAACTTATGA